One region of Pseudoalteromonas galatheae genomic DNA includes:
- a CDS encoding DUF885 domain-containing protein, which yields MKKTALCMALAMAMGLTGCSLSSSSVETTPLISQQTVAKDAQFAEFSQQFINDLWKQYPEASLWAGFGKYDDIITVPNQASRDESVAFSRTQLAKLYRFDLANLSNSQKIDYYLIENRLKRDIWHIEAFKSWQWNPSNYNVSYGFATILNSRFKTDDEKLKLVLTRLQNVPAYYEAAQHNISNPTLEYTQLAIAQNQGAFSVLNDELLDKLATSLLTAEEKALFKQRFAAAKSAINGYVSFLTNLEAELKASGNARSFRIGEKLYEEKFAFDIQSGYTAKQMYEKALADKARVTNEMVKITNKLWPKYFADKPRPESNVDAIATLIKHLSLQHVKREDFVSEIQGQIPELEKFVMEKDLITLDPEKPLVVRETPEYMRGFAGASISAPGPYDKNENTYYNVSPLTSMNDEQAESYLREYNRWILQILNIHEAVPGHYTQLVYSNESPSLIKSILSNGAMVEGWAVYTERMMLEEGYGNFEPEMWLMYYKWNLRVICNTILDYGIHVKGINQEQGLDLLMNGAFQERAEAEGKWRRATLSQVQLTSYYSGYREIYDFRETQKQKLGKEFDLKTFHEEFLSFGSAPVNYIRQLMAK from the coding sequence ATGAAAAAAACTGCCTTGTGCATGGCACTAGCCATGGCAATGGGCCTGACTGGCTGCTCACTTTCTTCTTCGTCTGTCGAGACGACGCCTTTAATTTCACAGCAGACAGTAGCAAAAGATGCACAATTCGCTGAGTTTTCTCAGCAATTTATCAATGACTTATGGAAGCAGTACCCAGAAGCCTCACTATGGGCAGGTTTTGGCAAGTACGATGATATCATTACGGTACCGAATCAAGCGAGCCGTGACGAGAGTGTTGCCTTCTCTAGAACACAGCTAGCGAAGTTATACCGGTTTGATCTTGCCAATTTGAGCAATAGTCAAAAAATTGATTATTACTTAATTGAAAATCGTCTAAAGCGCGATATCTGGCACATTGAAGCCTTCAAAAGCTGGCAATGGAATCCATCGAACTACAATGTTTCCTATGGCTTTGCAACTATCTTAAACAGCCGTTTTAAAACCGACGACGAAAAGCTAAAACTAGTGCTCACGCGTCTACAAAATGTGCCAGCCTATTATGAAGCCGCACAGCATAATATTAGCAATCCAACCCTTGAATATACTCAACTGGCGATTGCACAAAACCAAGGCGCTTTTAGTGTATTAAACGATGAGTTACTTGATAAGCTTGCCACTTCATTGCTAACAGCAGAGGAAAAAGCGCTCTTTAAACAACGCTTTGCTGCGGCTAAATCAGCTATAAATGGATATGTTTCTTTCCTTACTAATCTCGAAGCAGAGCTAAAAGCAAGTGGTAACGCACGTTCATTTAGAATTGGTGAGAAGCTGTACGAAGAGAAGTTTGCTTTTGATATTCAATCTGGTTATACCGCAAAGCAAATGTATGAGAAAGCACTGGCTGACAAGGCCCGTGTTACCAATGAAATGGTTAAAATCACCAATAAGCTGTGGCCAAAGTACTTTGCAGATAAACCACGCCCAGAGTCTAACGTTGATGCAATAGCCACACTTATTAAGCACCTCTCGCTACAACATGTAAAACGTGAAGACTTTGTCAGCGAAATACAGGGGCAAATTCCAGAGCTAGAAAAATTTGTCATGGAAAAAGATCTCATCACTCTAGATCCTGAAAAACCGCTGGTTGTTCGCGAAACGCCTGAGTACATGCGTGGCTTTGCTGGTGCTTCAATCAGTGCACCAGGCCCATACGACAAAAATGAGAACACCTATTACAATGTGTCTCCACTCACCTCTATGAACGATGAACAAGCTGAATCATACCTTCGCGAATACAACCGTTGGATCCTGCAGATCTTAAACATTCACGAAGCCGTGCCTGGCCATTACACGCAATTGGTATACTCAAATGAGTCTCCATCGCTAATAAAAAGCATCTTAAGTAACGGCGCAATGGTTGAGGGCTGGGCGGTCTACACTGAACGCATGATGCTAGAAGAAGGCTATGGCAACTTTGAGCCTGAAATGTGGTTAATGTATTACAAGTGGAACCTACGCGTGATCTGTAACACCATCCTAGATTACGGTATTCATGTCAAAGGGATAAACCAAGAGCAAGGATTAGATCTATTGATGAATGGTGCTTTCCAAGAACGTGCAGAAGCAGAGGGTAAATGGCGTCGTGCGACCTTAAGCCAAGTGCAATTAACCAGCTACTATTCTGGTTATCGCGAAATTTACGACTTCCGCGAGACACAAAAACAAAAGCTTGGAAAGGAATTTGACTTAAAAACATTCCACGAAGAATTCTTAAGCTTTGGTAGTGCTCCGGTGAACTATATCCGCCAGTTAATGGCAAAGTAA
- the cyoA gene encoding ubiquinol oxidase subunit II, whose amino-acid sequence MLTGCNGGILDPKGQIGMDEKSLIIIATVLMLLVVVPVIILTLYFAWKYRDGRDHEIYAPKWAHSNKIEAVVWTIPIVIIIVLGVITWRSTQLLDPYKPLEGKGEHLTVQVVSLNWKWLFIYPDQGIASVNELVFPANVPVEYKITSESTMNSFFIPQLGSQIYSMAGMETQLHLIANEPGTFRGFSANYSGAGFTGMKFDAIATKDKASFDNWVADVKANGEALTAGRYTQLAEPSEYHPVEYFGSVEQGLFHTIVMKYMQGHGEMSYYAKPEHAAHPHHGKAEE is encoded by the coding sequence ATGCTCACCGGTTGTAATGGTGGCATTTTGGATCCCAAGGGGCAAATTGGCATGGATGAGAAGTCCTTGATCATCATTGCCACTGTACTGATGTTGCTCGTTGTAGTACCAGTAATTATTCTTACCTTATATTTTGCGTGGAAGTACCGAGATGGTCGTGACCACGAAATCTATGCACCTAAATGGGCTCACTCTAACAAAATAGAAGCCGTGGTTTGGACCATTCCGATTGTGATTATTATTGTACTTGGGGTGATCACCTGGCGTTCTACACAATTGCTTGATCCATACAAGCCGTTGGAGGGCAAAGGAGAACATCTCACCGTTCAAGTGGTATCGCTAAACTGGAAGTGGTTATTTATCTATCCAGATCAAGGCATTGCCAGCGTGAATGAACTGGTGTTTCCAGCGAATGTCCCGGTGGAGTACAAAATCACTTCCGAAAGCACCATGAACTCTTTCTTTATTCCGCAGCTCGGTAGTCAAATCTACTCGATGGCAGGGATGGAAACGCAGCTTCACCTGATTGCCAACGAGCCGGGGACGTTCAGAGGCTTTTCTGCTAACTACAGCGGAGCGGGCTTTACGGGTATGAAGTTCGATGCCATTGCGACCAAAGACAAAGCAAGTTTTGATAACTGGGTTGCCGATGTCAAAGCAAACGGCGAAGCCTTAACCGCAGGTCGTTACACGCAACTGGCTGAGCCTTCGGAATATCACCCCGTTGAATATTTTGGCTCGGTAGAGCAGGGCTTATTCCACACCATAGTTATGAAGTACATGCAGGGTCATGGCGAAATGAGTTATTACGCCAAACCAGAGCATGCTGCGCATCCACATCACGGCAAGGCTGAGGAGTAA
- a CDS encoding SMI1/KNR4 family protein translates to MNISEIQKERTIILPEKYLVFVASVDAGEDYFFNEFPEEYPDFEGRCWAFYDEPLLSEEVEMIGIGKAPAHQQLALYLKCYQQSTKKGEIHSPEGLISISRVANAFVIAEDDGDFFI, encoded by the coding sequence ATGAATATCTCCGAGATACAAAAAGAAAGAACGATTATTTTACCAGAAAAATATTTAGTGTTCGTTGCGAGTGTAGACGCGGGCGAGGACTATTTCTTCAACGAGTTTCCTGAAGAGTACCCTGATTTCGAAGGCCGATGCTGGGCTTTTTATGATGAACCACTCTTAAGTGAAGAAGTTGAAATGATTGGTATCGGTAAGGCACCTGCACATCAGCAACTAGCGCTTTACTTAAAATGTTATCAACAAAGCACTAAAAAAGGCGAAATTCATTCGCCTGAAGGGCTGATTTCTATTAGTCGAGTCGCCAATGCTTTTGTTATTGCAGAAGATGACGGTGATTTTTTTATCTAG
- a CDS encoding S46 family peptidase, with product MRIKAISAAMVLAFSQYVAADEGMWQPHQLPELESILKSKGLEIDAKSISKLTEFPMNAVISLGGCTASFVSPKGLVVTNHHCAYGSIQYNSTTDNNILENGFLAKQPSEDLPAAPGSRVYVTKEVSNVTDKVNAGTDSLTGKARFDAIDSKRKQLVAECEQDESYRCNVYTFHGGLEYYLIKSLEIKDVRLAYTPAMGVGKYGGDIDNWMWPRHTGDFAFYRAYVGKDGKPAEFSKDNVPYNPESFLSVSAKGVQEGDFVMVTGYPGRTNRYRIASEVDYVFNTVYPMVRKHNSKYVELIEENAPEGSQARIAYESTIAGYNNYIKNFGSMIESFKKGSMYSRKQQFERDLSTWINADADRKAKYGAVLNELSELVAQSQAHYERDMMVGYIHRSQMMSTARKLYRLAVEKQKPDAERESGYQERDMPKIKAGLQRMTRRYDETVDKAIMLYFMELYAALPKEARLAEVDKQLQLENGFNKAKHQALLDEMYANSKLADEKARLWMLDLELEQLNQSSDPFIQYAKAIFAVMKQIEDEEKELAGKQQSARPALMEAIIAYNKSQNKPVYADANSTLRVTYGTVGGYSPQDGLVATPFTSLEGLLAKNTDVEPFNAPKKQQQLIREKVYGQYTGGMNTVPVNFLSNVDTTGGNSGSPTLNGKAELVGLLFDGVYESIIGDWDYDKNLNRSIHVDSRYMLWVMDKVDNAQNLLDEMKIVK from the coding sequence ATGCGTATTAAAGCTATCTCCGCGGCCATGGTGTTGGCCTTTTCTCAGTACGTTGCTGCCGATGAAGGCATGTGGCAACCACATCAACTACCTGAACTTGAATCTATTTTAAAGTCTAAAGGACTGGAAATTGATGCTAAGTCAATTTCTAAACTCACTGAATTCCCGATGAATGCGGTGATTAGCTTAGGTGGCTGTACGGCGTCATTTGTCTCTCCTAAAGGTTTAGTGGTGACAAATCATCACTGTGCATACGGCTCTATTCAATACAACTCAACAACAGATAATAATATTCTTGAGAATGGCTTTTTAGCAAAACAGCCAAGTGAAGATCTACCTGCGGCACCGGGCTCACGGGTTTATGTGACAAAAGAAGTGTCGAACGTAACGGATAAAGTTAATGCCGGTACTGATTCGCTTACCGGTAAAGCACGTTTTGATGCCATTGACAGTAAGCGCAAACAACTTGTTGCTGAGTGTGAGCAAGATGAAAGCTATCGCTGTAATGTTTATACCTTTCATGGTGGATTGGAATATTACCTCATTAAATCTTTAGAGATAAAAGACGTCCGTCTGGCATATACACCAGCGATGGGCGTGGGCAAATATGGTGGCGATATAGATAACTGGATGTGGCCTCGTCACACCGGCGACTTTGCTTTTTACCGTGCATATGTGGGTAAAGATGGTAAGCCAGCTGAGTTTTCTAAGGATAACGTACCTTATAACCCTGAGTCGTTTTTGAGTGTGAGTGCAAAAGGCGTGCAAGAGGGCGACTTTGTGATGGTGACGGGTTATCCGGGTCGTACCAATCGCTATCGTATTGCTTCTGAAGTGGATTATGTATTTAACACGGTTTACCCCATGGTACGCAAACATAACTCTAAGTATGTGGAACTGATTGAAGAAAACGCACCTGAAGGTTCTCAAGCTCGTATTGCTTACGAAAGCACCATTGCGGGTTACAACAACTACATCAAAAACTTTGGCTCTATGATTGAGAGCTTCAAAAAAGGCAGTATGTATAGCCGCAAGCAGCAATTTGAGCGTGATCTTAGCACTTGGATTAATGCTGATGCAGACCGTAAAGCAAAGTATGGTGCTGTACTAAACGAATTGAGCGAGTTGGTTGCTCAATCTCAAGCTCATTATGAGCGTGATATGATGGTTGGCTATATCCATCGCTCACAAATGATGTCTACTGCGCGTAAGCTTTATCGCTTGGCGGTTGAAAAACAAAAGCCTGATGCTGAGCGTGAGAGTGGCTATCAAGAACGTGATATGCCAAAAATCAAAGCGGGGCTACAGCGTATGACGCGCCGTTATGATGAAACAGTTGATAAAGCGATTATGCTTTACTTCATGGAGCTTTATGCAGCCTTGCCAAAAGAAGCGCGTTTAGCTGAAGTAGATAAGCAGCTTCAACTTGAAAACGGCTTCAATAAAGCAAAGCACCAAGCGCTGCTAGATGAGATGTATGCTAACTCTAAGCTTGCTGATGAAAAAGCCCGTCTTTGGATGTTAGATTTAGAGCTTGAGCAGTTAAATCAGAGCTCTGATCCATTCATTCAATATGCAAAAGCGATTTTTGCAGTGATGAAGCAAATCGAAGATGAAGAAAAAGAATTGGCTGGTAAGCAGCAATCTGCACGTCCTGCTTTGATGGAAGCTATTATTGCTTACAACAAATCTCAAAATAAGCCAGTTTACGCGGATGCTAACAGCACACTCCGTGTCACTTACGGTACGGTAGGTGGTTATTCACCGCAAGATGGCTTAGTGGCAACGCCATTTACCTCGCTTGAAGGACTGTTGGCGAAAAATACTGATGTTGAACCATTTAACGCGCCTAAAAAGCAGCAGCAGTTGATCCGTGAAAAAGTATATGGTCAATATACAGGTGGCATGAATACCGTACCGGTGAATTTCCTTTCTAATGTGGATACCACAGGTGGTAACTCGGGCTCGCCAACCCTGAATGGGAAAGCGGAGTTAGTGGGTTTACTCTTTGATGGTGTATATGAAAGCATTATTGGTGATTGGGATTACGATAAGAACCTGAACCGCTCAATTCATGTTGATTCGCGTTACATGTTATGGGTAATGGACAAGGTTGATAATGCGCAAAACCTGTTAGATGAAATGAAGATAGTAAAGTAG
- a CDS encoding methyl-accepting chemotaxis protein, which yields MKQLNKLLGLMKVPNKLRLSLLLSVVIIALVQLSSALVLRDSLTHERRINAKNLMETTVAQLNMVATDSSLTPQQRQEKIKKLIDAARYGDAGYFFLFDLSGNMVTHPIKPLLNGTSMTNHHERFIREAFSQFVIIANQNQQGFAQYQWPKPGTKELEGKLSYIANLEHYSWAIGTGIYLQDVEEQFYDRLMSMTAETLGYAILLIFLSSLISKNITKPLDKLTRTMGLISAQKDLTIALKSHGKDELAQMAIAFNKMNSHFRDVLHDINENTHSLASQAEELSCITEQIQAGIGQQNSETESVQKRMQSLNQVAQAVNNESMRALNKVAETTTLTTQGLAHVDENVAVIAHASRSVDSAQQAVLELQRSSTEIGAVLDVIKKVAEQTNLLALNAAIEAARAGEQGRGFAVVADEVRTLAQRTQQSTDDIQAIIDKLHNGVATTVEEMQSCRAASEQSLKVSQECKHALEQINLSIATVNDINVNIATWSEKQSEDLNDMTDNISGIATVANQTALGAEHTKASSQQLSEMSQQLSQMVSEFKV from the coding sequence ATGAAGCAGCTGAATAAACTCTTAGGTTTGATGAAAGTACCCAATAAACTCAGACTCAGTCTGCTTTTGTCTGTCGTGATCATTGCCCTCGTGCAACTCTCATCAGCACTCGTTTTACGAGACAGCTTAACGCACGAACGGCGCATTAATGCAAAAAACCTAATGGAAACCACAGTTGCACAACTTAACATGGTTGCCACTGACAGCTCGCTCACCCCACAACAAAGACAAGAAAAAATAAAAAAACTCATTGATGCTGCACGCTATGGTGACGCAGGCTACTTCTTCTTATTTGACTTAAGCGGGAACATGGTAACGCACCCCATTAAGCCGCTACTCAACGGCACCTCAATGACTAACCATCATGAACGCTTCATTCGCGAAGCATTCAGCCAGTTCGTCATCATTGCCAATCAAAATCAACAAGGTTTTGCCCAATATCAATGGCCAAAACCGGGGACAAAGGAGCTTGAGGGAAAGCTTTCTTATATCGCTAACCTAGAGCACTATAGCTGGGCAATTGGTACTGGTATTTACCTTCAAGACGTTGAAGAACAGTTTTATGACCGGCTCATGTCGATGACTGCTGAAACGCTCGGCTACGCAATATTACTTATTTTTCTCTCTAGCTTGATCAGCAAAAATATTACCAAACCACTGGATAAGCTCACCCGCACGATGGGACTCATTTCAGCGCAAAAAGACCTCACCATTGCACTGAAAAGCCACGGTAAAGACGAGCTTGCCCAAATGGCTATCGCATTTAATAAAATGAACTCGCATTTTCGTGATGTACTGCACGATATCAACGAAAACACCCACTCTTTGGCCTCTCAAGCAGAAGAGTTATCCTGTATTACCGAGCAAATCCAAGCTGGTATTGGACAACAAAACAGTGAAACAGAATCGGTGCAAAAACGCATGCAGTCGCTTAATCAAGTGGCACAAGCTGTCAATAATGAGTCAATGCGTGCGCTTAATAAAGTGGCAGAGACAACCACACTGACGACTCAAGGGCTGGCGCATGTAGACGAAAATGTGGCAGTCATAGCACACGCCTCTCGTAGTGTTGACTCAGCGCAACAAGCCGTGCTCGAACTACAACGCTCATCAACCGAGATTGGTGCAGTACTTGATGTCATTAAAAAAGTGGCAGAACAAACTAATTTATTAGCATTGAATGCGGCTATCGAGGCTGCAAGAGCGGGAGAGCAAGGCCGAGGTTTTGCCGTGGTGGCCGATGAGGTAAGAACGCTGGCTCAGCGTACACAACAATCTACCGATGATATTCAAGCCATTATTGATAAACTACACAATGGCGTCGCCACAACCGTTGAAGAAATGCAAAGCTGCCGTGCAGCATCCGAGCAAAGCCTCAAAGTGAGCCAAGAATGCAAGCACGCACTAGAGCAAATCAACCTCTCCATTGCAACCGTGAATGATATTAACGTCAATATCGCTACCTGGAGTGAAAAGCAATCCGAAGATCTTAATGACATGACTGACAACATCAGTGGCATCGCAACAGTGGCAAACCAAACCGCTCTTGGCGCTGAACACACCAAAGCATCGAGCCAGCAATTAAGCGAAATGTCACAGCAACTCTCACAAATGGTAAGTGAATTCAAGGTGTGA
- a CDS encoding flavodoxin family protein, translated as MKTVVIYSSSNPNGNTYQSAKALAEEKRAELIYLDRYKIGEYCYKHSHSDDDFVNLFRWVLGFEHIIFASPVYWYAVTPRMKAFIDRITDFMDIEALKPELRTLRDKQFSILSTSCQEKAPAPFTEMLVGTFEYLGMKLQEQHHVHYPYAD; from the coding sequence ATGAAAACAGTCGTTATTTACTCAAGCTCAAACCCCAATGGAAATACCTACCAATCTGCAAAGGCACTAGCAGAAGAAAAAAGAGCGGAACTCATCTACTTAGACCGTTATAAAATTGGTGAGTATTGCTATAAACATTCTCACAGTGACGATGACTTTGTTAACCTGTTTAGATGGGTACTCGGTTTTGAGCACATTATTTTTGCATCCCCTGTTTATTGGTATGCTGTAACACCAAGAATGAAGGCATTTATCGACAGAATAACCGACTTTATGGACATCGAAGCGCTAAAGCCTGAGCTCAGAACGCTGCGCGACAAGCAGTTTTCGATTTTATCAACCTCATGCCAAGAGAAAGCACCAGCACCATTTACTGAGATGCTGGTGGGAACCTTTGAGTATTTGGGTATGAAATTACAAGAGCAGCATCATGTTCATTACCCTTACGCCGATTAA
- the soxR gene encoding redox-sensitive transcriptional activator SoxR: protein MKTEKLLRDEPNLSVGKVAQRADVAVSALHFYENKGLIRSWRNNGNQRRYKKDVLRRIAIIKAGQKMGITLGEIKETLDTLPDSRTPTKEDWAKLSKAWQAKLDEKIAYMQRLRNYVNGCIGCGCLSMKSCPIYNPDDIVAKEANGAVWLDEPDKANKAKSCYDSENH, encoded by the coding sequence ATGAAAACTGAAAAATTATTAAGAGACGAACCAAATCTCAGTGTCGGTAAAGTTGCTCAAAGAGCTGACGTTGCGGTGTCTGCACTGCATTTTTATGAGAACAAAGGGCTTATTCGCAGTTGGCGTAATAACGGTAACCAGCGCCGTTATAAAAAGGATGTACTGCGCCGTATTGCCATTATTAAAGCGGGCCAAAAGATGGGGATAACCCTTGGCGAGATAAAAGAAACCCTCGATACCCTGCCCGATTCAAGAACACCAACCAAAGAAGACTGGGCCAAACTATCTAAAGCCTGGCAAGCAAAGTTGGATGAGAAAATTGCTTACATGCAGCGTCTAAGAAATTATGTCAATGGTTGCATTGGCTGTGGCTGCTTATCGATGAAATCGTGTCCTATCTACAACCCAGATGACATCGTTGCCAAAGAGGCTAACGGTGCGGTGTGGTTGGATGAGCCAGACAAAGCAAACAAAGCGAAATCTTGTTATGATAGCGAAAACCATTAA